Proteins from one Acidiphilium multivorum AIU301 genomic window:
- a CDS encoding metal ABC transporter permease, which translates to MFSAFMLNAWAAGLIVAVTAGVVGFFVVLRGASFAAHALPLGTFPGAAAAVLLGIAPSAGVAGFGLAGVVAIWALGRRGRPEVATALTLVMLLATGALLLSWTDRYAAQVYALLFGQVLGVSRAALDGMALAGAGAVAAVLAGFRPLLLGAIGADLAAARGARPALWEFGFLAAIALAAAVAVPVVGALLTFALMVGPASCGRAVSARPGVALAASVAIALALMAGAIALSYLTNWPVGCFAGLGGAGCYALGRALL; encoded by the coding sequence ATGTTTTCCGCCTTCATGCTCAACGCCTGGGCGGCGGGCCTCATCGTCGCGGTCACGGCGGGGGTGGTGGGGTTTTTCGTGGTGCTGCGCGGCGCCTCCTTCGCCGCCCATGCGCTGCCGCTCGGCACGTTTCCGGGGGCGGCGGCGGCGGTGCTGCTCGGCATCGCGCCCTCCGCCGGGGTTGCGGGGTTCGGGCTCGCCGGCGTGGTCGCGATCTGGGCGCTCGGCCGGCGCGGCCGGCCCGAGGTGGCGACGGCGCTGACTTTGGTGATGCTGCTCGCGACCGGCGCGTTGCTACTTTCCTGGACCGATCGCTATGCCGCCCAGGTCTATGCGCTGCTGTTCGGCCAAGTACTCGGCGTTTCGCGGGCGGCACTCGACGGGATGGCGCTGGCCGGGGCGGGTGCGGTGGCGGCGGTGTTGGCCGGCTTCCGCCCGCTGCTGCTCGGCGCGATCGGGGCGGATCTCGCGGCGGCGCGCGGCGCGCGGCCGGCGCTATGGGAGTTCGGCTTTCTCGCCGCCATCGCGCTGGCGGCGGCGGTTGCCGTGCCGGTGGTGGGCGCGCTGCTGACCTTCGCGCTGATGGTCGGCCCGGCCTCGTGCGGGCGGGCGGTTTCGGCGCGGCCGGGGGTGGCGCTTGCCGCCTCGGTGGCGATCGCGCTGGCGCTGATGGCCGGCGCCATCGCGCTCTCTTATCTCACGAACTGGCCAGTCGGATGTTTCGCCGGGCTCGGCGGCGCTGGCTGCTACGCGCTGGGCCGGGCACTGCTGTGA
- a CDS encoding metal ABC transporter permease, which translates to MTGAGWFALGPVGVALAVSFAAALVSAVVGVFTVLRGQAFAGHALGDISGAGGAAALLFGIRPLAGFVAMALAGAAAMALAGGRRIAERDLASGVVLGAGLGLAALFLYLDATMSGAGGAASTVMFGSMFAIPPGMVLPAALCAAAALAAMAALARPLALIAIGPDLAASRGVRVQLVGFAHLAVLALAVGLAAMSVGAVLATALLIGPASAGLRAARTLAGAVALAAAIGVGASWGGIALAYESYGWGGRHGWPVSFFVVALVVVAYAAAGLVARARR; encoded by the coding sequence ATGACCGGGGCGGGATGGTTCGCGCTCGGGCCGGTCGGCGTGGCGCTGGCGGTGAGTTTTGCCGCCGCCCTGGTGTCCGCCGTGGTCGGCGTGTTTACCGTGCTGCGGGGGCAGGCCTTCGCCGGGCATGCGCTGGGCGATATTTCCGGCGCGGGTGGGGCGGCGGCGCTGCTGTTCGGCATCCGCCCGCTCGCCGGCTTCGTGGCGATGGCGCTGGCCGGGGCGGCGGCGATGGCGCTGGCCGGCGGGCGGCGGATCGCCGAGCGGGATCTGGCGAGCGGCGTTGTGCTGGGCGCCGGACTCGGGCTTGCGGCGCTGTTCCTGTATCTCGACGCGACGATGAGCGGCGCCGGCGGTGCGGCGAGCACTGTGATGTTCGGCTCGATGTTCGCGATCCCGCCGGGGATGGTGCTGCCGGCCGCCCTCTGCGCGGCGGCGGCGCTGGCGGCGATGGCCGCCCTGGCGCGGCCGCTGGCGCTGATCGCGATCGGCCCCGATCTCGCGGCGAGCCGGGGGGTTCGGGTGCAGCTGGTCGGGTTCGCGCATCTCGCCGTGCTGGCGCTGGCGGTCGGGCTCGCGGCGATGAGTGTGGGGGCGGTGCTGGCGACCGCGCTGCTGATCGGCCCGGCTTCGGCGGGGCTGCGGGCGGCGCGCACCTTGGCGGGGGCGGTGGCGCTGGCGGCGGCGATCGGTGTCGGCGCGAGCTGGGGCGGCATCGCGCTGGCCTATGAAAGTTACGGCTGGGGCGGGCGGCATGGCTGGCCGGTGAGTTTCTTCGTGGTGGCGCTGGTCGTCGTTGCCTACGCCGCGGCCGGGCTCGTCGCGCGGGCGCGGCGCTGA
- the rnd gene encoding ribonuclease D, which produces MKPSPSFPEPVLIATTEALAALCDRLAAEPFVTVDTEFMREKTYFPELCVVQLGGANDVAVIDAQAEGLDLAPLGALFANPAVTKVFHACRQDIEIFLLKFGAVPTPLFDTQVAAMVAGFGDQVGYDTLVSSLAGGRIDKAHRFSDWSARPLSRAQIAYAAADVTWLRPVYEGLRARLTREGRLDWVAEEAAVLADPATYRTEPEDAWRRLKLRGGNRRQLALVKAIAAWREREAMRVNVPRQRIVRDEQIPELAALAPADAEGLTRVRGISSGFAGGKSGRALLEVIASTKSIPDAELPEAPRAPESARPPAGLVALLKVLLAERAGANHVAARLIASAEDIDRLASEDAPNLPCLQGWRAELFGNDALRLKGGRIALAARGRRVEVVDLP; this is translated from the coding sequence ATGAAACCGAGCCCGAGCTTTCCCGAACCCGTGCTGATCGCGACAACCGAGGCCCTCGCCGCCCTTTGCGACCGTCTGGCGGCCGAGCCCTTCGTCACCGTCGATACCGAGTTCATGCGGGAAAAGACCTATTTTCCCGAGCTTTGCGTGGTCCAGCTCGGCGGTGCGAACGATGTCGCGGTGATCGACGCGCAGGCCGAGGGGCTCGACCTCGCCCCGCTCGGCGCGCTGTTCGCCAACCCGGCGGTGACCAAGGTATTCCACGCCTGCCGGCAGGACATCGAGATTTTCCTGCTGAAATTCGGCGCCGTCCCCACCCCGCTGTTCGACACCCAGGTCGCGGCGATGGTCGCCGGCTTCGGCGACCAGGTCGGGTATGACACGCTGGTCTCCTCGCTTGCCGGCGGCCGGATCGACAAGGCGCACCGCTTCTCCGACTGGTCGGCCCGGCCGCTCTCCCGCGCGCAGATCGCCTATGCCGCGGCGGATGTCACCTGGCTGCGCCCGGTCTATGAAGGCCTGCGCGCCCGGCTGACGCGGGAAGGCCGGCTCGACTGGGTGGCCGAGGAAGCGGCGGTGCTGGCCGATCCCGCGACCTACCGCACCGAGCCCGAGGATGCCTGGCGCCGGCTCAAGCTGCGCGGCGGCAATCGCCGGCAGCTCGCGCTGGTCAAGGCGATCGCCGCCTGGCGCGAGCGCGAGGCGATGCGGGTGAACGTGCCGCGCCAGCGCATCGTGCGCGACGAGCAGATCCCCGAACTCGCCGCCCTCGCCCCGGCGGATGCCGAGGGGCTGACGCGGGTGCGCGGCATTTCCAGCGGCTTCGCCGGCGGCAAGTCCGGCCGGGCGCTGCTGGAGGTGATCGCCTCGACGAAATCGATCCCCGATGCCGAACTGCCGGAGGCGCCGCGCGCCCCCGAAAGCGCCCGCCCGCCCGCCGGCCTCGTGGCCCTGCTCAAGGTCCTGCTCGCCGAGCGGGCCGGGGCGAACCACGTCGCCGCCCGGCTGATCGCCTCCGCCGAGGATATCGACCGCCTCGCCAGCGAGGACGCGCCGAACCTGCCCTGCCTGCAAGGCTGGCGCGCCGAACTGTTCGGCAACGACGCGCTGCGCCTCAAGGGCGGGCGCATCGCGCTCGCCGCGCGCGGCCGCCGGGTCGAGGTCGTCGACCTGCCCTGA